The segment aaaaatcataaaaaatcaattaattttttaagtaaatttttcatattttttgtatttttacaaaatttttttttaaaagaaattttaattttaaataattttttgaagcctttttaattttttcaataaaaattaaaattcagaaaattttttttgtaatggtTAGgagtttttatttctaaaaatatattgaaattttgaataattttgccaAATGGTCATATATCTTaagtctataaaaaaaaagaaaaaaaaactgttaaaatgcACAAAGAATCCTAATCTTGATCCTTATTcttgttcttcttctttttcttcttcggcgCCGGCTCATCAACTTCCATGGTAGTATCACCATTACCATTTTCCTCCTCATGCACTCCATTTCCGTTCTCTTCTTCGccatttttcctctttttcttgtccttcttcttcttctttttccccTCGGAATTCGCAACAACTTGCTGCGCTTGCAACTCCATCGCTTCCTTCATGACTTCGATATTTTTGCGGGGAACTTCTCCCGATTCGTAAAACTTGAGACGATCCTCGACTTGCTGCTTGAGGGATTCGCCGAAGACATTCGACGGGGTTTCGGTGAAACAATCGATGCGTGATGCGATGACACATTTATTGGCGAGGAAACGTGAAATGCGGCCTTTGTTCTTTAAACCGGCACGCCCAATATACGACGAATGGAAGAGCAATCCGAACTTTGGGGTGTTTCCGCGGGTCTTTAATGCACGGAAAAGAGCTTTTTCGGCGCCCAAAATTTGTACCGTGGATGCCGGATACTTGGCGAGGTTCGTTAAACTGCCGGCTTTGGAGATTAAACGGGCGCCAACTTGATCGCCGATGAGAGTTTGCAAGTTTGGAGCCACAGAACCCATTTTTGAATGCAAATATTCGGCGAGTTCTTTGCGATAATCCGCGAGACGAACGACACGCGCCGCAAACATTTCAATATTCATCAAGTCAATCTGCGAAATATCCATTCCCATGCTCATTTTTGACGCATCGATGATGGCTTGAGCTTTTTCCGAGTCCATGACGATTTCTTCAAGGCCCTCGAGCTTCGTTTCGTCGAGAGATTTGCGATCTTTGATGAAATGCGCCACTTTGGCATACATATTGTTATCGGGCACAATTTTAATCAACTCCGGGAAGTGATACGAGTACCATTCGCGAATCCGCATCGAAAACGTATTAATATCCTTGTCCAGTTGATCCAGCAGTGCAATCGACTGAATTATCATGTTATCGCTCCGATGCACGTTAAACTTGACTTTTGCCCGAGAATAACTGTGACCGAGACCCAATTGCGCCACGCCCGCCGTCTTGTCGGTGACACCTTTGACCATATTGGCGAAATGCATGCGACATCCGCGGATAATTTCGGGCACGGCTCCAATGTGAGAACAACTCACGTTGATGGCTTCGTTCAAGGCAGCTCCCAATTTTGCGTCGGCGACACCCAAAGtgaatttttccttcttcggCTTCGGTAAATTCGATTGCAGGAACAAAGCCAAGTCATCGGGAACAATTCCCTCGGAAATGGCATTGACATTTTCCAATGCGGCGATTGCTGTTTTGAACGGGAAGAACGAGACAAGCTTCACGATGCCGTTGAAACGAGCCAAATCCGTTACGGAGGCCTCGACTTGCGGTAAGAGCATCGAAATTTCCTCAAATTCCTTGACTTTGAACAACGCATAGCCCGATGCGTGCTCGTAGAGCACAAATAATGGAGTCTGAAACGGGAGAAACACATGTTCGAGTTAGAAGGAAGtcgttttttgatgattttttgtgaattaaagcAGGTGAGGTAAAGAAAATTGGCTTAAAATAGAGGTAAGAGCTTTGGAAATGATTGAAACTCAccatttttccaaattatccactttttcagattaaattttgaattattttacgaTTGTTTATGCTTTTCCATTCACGCCTGCCACATGAGGTTATGCACGATGACGCCCTCTATCGGAGAATTTTTAGCCCAATGCGAATTTTGATGCAAATATTTAGTCCCAAGGcgaatttcatataaaaaaaaacttgaattagcggcaagcaaattttattggagtatttttttcaaaatttttgattaaaaattgattaaaaattaagaaaaattatgagtaaaaataaaaaaaaattaaatttaatttaaatttgttaattcagattcaaattttaaaattaattatttcaatattttaatttaaaataaaaaaaaataatttttaattaaatttattatttttaattattttttaaatctttttatttttttcattatttaactaaatttaatttgaattctaaaaagaataattttttaaagctattgataaaattcaaatatttaaaaattctttaaaaaaataaaaatatcgtaaaaatcataaaatatttttaaaaaaattaaaacttgaaagatttttttatgaaattttaattttaaattatttaaataacaattgagtttgaaataatttgtttttgaattaatttaaaatttaattttttattactttaaaaattcacaatttgaataaaactttgtaaatttttatttaattttaataaaattttatatttttaattttataattttttttatcaaaatttattaacaatttattataaaatgatgaaaaattcaaatttttgtaaaaaatctgaaaaaaaaattaattaagaaatttacctTGATATTaagtgatttaaatttttctttcattttataaaattcgatttaaaagttttgttcatttaaagtcttttttttatttttttaccattttttttattttatttattattttttttaaattatttttttttattaattattttttttttaaattattatctaaatttaatttgagttc is part of the Culicoides brevitarsis isolate CSIRO-B50_1 chromosome 3, AGI_CSIRO_Cbre_v1, whole genome shotgun sequence genome and harbors:
- the LOC134833495 gene encoding nucleolar protein 56, producing the protein MTPLFVLYEHASGYALFKVKEFEEISMLLPQVEASVTDLARFNGIVKLVSFFPFKTAIAALENVNAISEGIVPDDLALFLQSNLPKPKKEKFTLGVADAKLGAALNEAINVSCSHIGAVPEIIRGCRMHFANMVKGVTDKTAGVAQLGLGHSYSRAKVKFNVHRSDNMIIQSIALLDQLDKDINTFSMRIREWYSYHFPELIKIVPDNNMYAKVAHFIKDRKSLDETKLEGLEEIVMDSEKAQAIIDASKMSMGMDISQIDLMNIEMFAARVVRLADYRKELAEYLHSKMGSVAPNLQTLIGDQVGARLISKAGSLTNLAKYPASTVQILGAEKALFRALKTRGNTPKFGLLFHSSYIGRAGLKNKGRISRFLANKCVIASRIDCFTETPSNVFGESLKQQVEDRLKFYESGEVPRKNIEVMKEAMELQAQQVVANSEGKKKKKKDKKKRKNGEEENGNGVHEEENGNGDTTMEVDEPAPKKKKKKNKNKDQD